A genomic segment from Roseibium algicola encodes:
- the gcvT gene encoding glycine cleavage system aminomethyltransferase GcvT: MAETVADEDLKQTPLHDLHVELGARMVPFAGYSMPVQYKAGIMAEHQQTRTKAGLFDVSHMGQALLIGPDHETTARALEALTPSNFVELGHGRQRYTVLLNDEGGIIDDLMVTRPLSEAEDGKLMLVVNASRKDVDYAHFRDRLPENVTLEVIDDRALIAVQGPEAVAAVAAHAPKAAELGFMAAAPMEFDGIDCHVARAGYTGEDGVEMSVPAGAAEAIARALLADDRVEPIGLGARDSLRLEAGLCLYGHDIDEMTSPVEGAITFCMQKRRREEGGFPGAERIQGELEKGPGRVRVGLRLDGKAPAREGAEIALPDGPVIGTVTSGGFAPTVGAPIAMGYVPVEHSETGTPLELIVRGKRLPATVADMPFVPNRYYRKPKA, from the coding sequence GGCTATTCCATGCCCGTGCAGTACAAGGCCGGCATCATGGCCGAGCACCAGCAGACCCGCACGAAAGCCGGCCTTTTCGACGTCTCCCACATGGGCCAGGCCCTGTTGATCGGTCCCGATCACGAAACGACGGCCCGGGCTCTGGAAGCGCTGACTCCGTCCAATTTCGTCGAACTTGGCCACGGCCGTCAGCGCTACACGGTGCTGCTCAACGACGAAGGCGGCATCATCGACGATCTGATGGTCACCCGGCCGCTGTCCGAAGCAGAAGACGGCAAGCTGATGCTGGTGGTCAATGCCTCTCGCAAGGATGTCGACTACGCCCATTTCCGCGACAGACTGCCTGAAAACGTGACCCTTGAAGTGATCGACGATCGTGCATTGATCGCGGTTCAGGGACCGGAAGCCGTGGCTGCGGTCGCAGCACATGCGCCCAAGGCGGCCGAACTTGGCTTCATGGCCGCCGCACCGATGGAGTTTGACGGTATCGACTGCCACGTTGCCCGTGCCGGCTATACCGGCGAGGACGGCGTGGAGATGTCCGTGCCTGCCGGTGCTGCTGAAGCGATTGCCCGTGCACTGCTCGCCGACGACAGGGTCGAACCGATTGGGCTCGGGGCCCGCGACAGCCTGCGTCTTGAGGCAGGGCTGTGCCTCTACGGACACGACATTGACGAGATGACGTCTCCCGTCGAAGGCGCCATCACCTTCTGCATGCAGAAGCGCCGCCGAGAAGAAGGCGGCTTTCCTGGCGCCGAACGCATTCAGGGTGAACTCGAAAAGGGACCGGGCCGCGTCCGCGTCGGCCTGCGCCTCGATGGCAAGGCACCTGCGCGGGAAGGGGCCGAGATCGCACTGCCCGACGGGCCGGTGATCGGCACCGTGACATCCGGCGGTTTCGCACCGACCGTGGGTGCCCCGATCGCAATGGGCTATGTCCCGGTGGAGCACTCCGAAACTGGCACGCCACTTGAATTGATCGTCAGAGGCAAGCGCTTGCCCGCTACCGTCGCGGACATGCCGTTTGTTCCGAACCGGTATTACCGCAAACCCAAAGCATAA